The window ACCGACtgcatttttttatgaatttgaaattatgaaaaaaaaaagtctATTACAATTTAAAATAGATGAAcatagaaaaaatattttagtaaatGTGTATTACTAATTTTACAATAtttctttttttcattttttgctgGTTTTATTGCTATCCGACATTTCATGGATGAAGCATCGACGATTTTGGCATTATGTACGTTAGGTGCTCTTATTTTTGTGCAAGTTATTTAAAAACCAtggttttaattttattattatttcttgTACCAAATTTAATCTATTTTTATAATCATCTTTTTGTTGGAATATATGTGTCTATTTAAGAAATATTGTTACTTGTGCATGTATGTCACTCTCTATATTTACTTTTTGAACCGTTGGAAAATGCTGACCCCTTGGCTAGCTTGCATTTACGCTCACGCAAACTGTTTTGAGTTGTTGATATCATGTAGGCCTGCAGCTTAATCCAAATCCAAGCTAAATATCTAATAATGTATTAAACCTGAATATGATTCATGTTTTATGTGGCAGGAAAGAAGAAAGATAATGCTGAAATTTGCGGACTTGATTGATGAAAATTTGGAAGAGTTAGCGGCCTTGGATACAATTGATGCTGGAAAGTTatacaacatgaacaagatacTAGACATTCCCGGTGTGGCAGAAACAATACGTTACTTTGCAGGGGCAGCCGACAAAATTCATGGGGAAACGTTGAAAATGTCTAGGGAACTACAGGCATATACTTTAAGTGAACCCGTTGGTGTCGTGGGGCATATTATTCCCTGGAACTTCCCGTCTACTATGTTTGCAATGAAAGTTGGCCCTTCATTAGCTGCTGGTTGCACTGTGGTTGTTAAACCTGCGGAACAGACTCCTCTCTCTGCTCTTTTTTACGCTCATTTAGCAAAGCGCGTAAGCTTTCTTGTGAATTATTGCGATTTAGTATTTATGTGGGTTCTCATGGATTTGTTTTACACAACGCGAGCCCGACTTGTTAAATATAATGCTGCAGGCTGGAATTCCAAATGGAGTACTTAATGTTGTGACAGGATATGGACATACGGCTGGTGCCGCCATTACCTCTCACATGGACATTGACATGGTCATATACATTTGTATTTTTTTGCAATGCAATATAGAAAAGTATTTAAATCCTAAATTTTTTCCCATGTATCTCATATCTGAGGCCTCATCTGTTTATTTGTTCCTTTGTTCAGGTTAgttttacgggttctacagaagTAGGGCGCCTTGTAATGCAGGCGGCTGCGTCAAGCAATTTGAAGCCTGTGTCACTAGAACTAGGAGGCAAATCGCCCTTCATAGTTTTTGATGATGTAGATATCGATAAAGTTGCAGATCTAGCTCTCCAAGGAGTTCTATTTAACAAGGCAAAACAAACTTTATTACTATTTGATTTCTCATATGATACCATTTCTCATATGCAACCCTAGTAATGCATGAATGTTCCAGGGTGAAATATGTGTTGCTGGCTCCCGCGTTTTCGTTCAACAAGGgatatatgataaatttatcATCAAGCTCATTGAGAAGGCAAAAACATGGGTGGTAGGGGACCCTTTTCACCCAAATGTTCGTCAAGGACCTCAGGCATGTCTTCGATTTCCTTAGTAACTATccgaaaaattaaaaatgaaaagaaataagAGAAGCAAATCAAGTTTCTGTTACTTTTAGTCAGAAACAATTAACATGCCAAGAAAACTGTGGAAACCCAGTATCGAATTATGTATAAATGGATTACTTAGCTGACGCTAATAGGACTTCCAAACTTTTCTTATGATTTTAGTGTGAAATAATGAATTTATTCGTTAATTAACTCTGGGAAATACTTTTTTGGATGTTAATTATAAGGTTGATAAGAAGCAATATGAAAAGATACTTTCATATATTGATATTGGAAAGAAGGAAGGTGCCACTTTGTTATATGGTGGAAAGCCATATGACAGAAAGGGTTATTACATTGAGCCAACAATTTTCGTAAATGTCACAGtaagtattttatttttatcaagTTTCTTTTATTTTGAGTAAGACATATGATGCGCcacatatatattaattaatctaTTTGTATAGGACGATATGACTATTGCAAAGGAAGAAATATTTGGGCCTGTAATGTCAGTTCTCAAgttcaagtaagttcattttttATGTTCTTCTGAGCGGTAATAAACAATTTGATCCCCTTGGCTCTATCACATATTGTTCACAGTTTGATTGTTGTGTCTTAGCTTCACTGTTTCATTTGACAAAACTATCCTTGGGGAAAACTACTatcaatatatttaattaaattggtCCAAGAATCGGCACTACACTGCCACTCAACTTCTCCCGAAGGGGAAGAGGCCTGGGTTTGATCCAGGTGATGACGGGAAAACTCTGTGAACAAAAAAAGGGTCCAAGAATCGTAAATCGTCTTAAATATAAACGTTTATGCACTATCCCCCACCATCCACTATCCATTTCTTTCCTACAAAACACTATGAACCACTGTAATCTCCAGTATTCCAGTATCCATTTCTTTTAGaaaaatagtatatattatacgTGAACGTTACGTTCATGCGTTTATGGACTAGAATTTTAATGTTCGAAAACTGAGGAAAAATAAACATATGATGGAGACAATCATTGACATTCTTTTTAATGTTTTCGCTTTATAATTTTAGAAAAGGAAGTAAAATGGAAGGTGTCCTCAACACGAAATTTTATATTTCATGATATATCACATATTTttatacatgtgtgtgtgtctGTGTATATTGTGCTAAGATTCATTCCAATTGAATTTGTAGGAGTGTTGAAGAGGTGATAAAGAGAGCTAATGGTACGAAGTATGGATTAGCAGCTGGGATTATGACAGATAACTTGAATACAGCAAACACAGTCTCGAGATCAATCCGAGCCGGTGTTGTTTGGATCAATTGTTATTTCGCTTTCGACAATGATCTTCCCTACGGGGGCTATAAAATGAGCGGATTCGGAAGAGACTgtggactggaatctcttcataAGTATCTTCAGGTTAAATCCGTCGCAACTCCCATTTATAATTCGCCATGGCTCTAAGTTAGTTGCATGGCTGGATCCTTTTTGCTAGGCCAACTTATTTTCTATTGtgtgatataataatattaatattcatGGTGAAAATATGTTTTAGtgattataaatttatatttttgtataTGGAAGGTGAGATTATGTAATCAGACATCAGTATGTCATATGTACTTTATTCCAATCCTGAAGTataaataatttatgaaataaatttttttgttaaatatatatcagaattcaagaAGAGTATGTCACTCATAAATAAAAGATCTATCCTCCGGTTGATAGATAAAGATTTTATACGGAATAAAAGCTTGAGATGTACCCAACATACATTCATTATATGTATTGAATGTGCATATTGTTGGTCCCGATGTGGTACAAAATGAACTCGACATTTTTTTTTAACCGCTGTTGCAACAAAATTTGACGTATAACTGAAATATGATAACATAGTGTCTAAAGTTTGATTTTATCTTTATATGATAATTTGGCTCACACACCATGTTTATGCAACAGCATAAATGTTTCTCAAGATACAGCTAAAACTGTGATAGCACTCCAAATCACATGCATTGGTGACATAAACAAAAAATTATGCAGAAATATGCAAAATGGACGAATACGAATGAAATGACTATTTCGGTGTTGAATGAATTCCATTCTTCAGGCAAGAATTTTGTCAATGTCTTTTCAATAGTAGTAGGGGCATATTTCGAATAGTTGTGTTTATTGGATTTAATATCATTAATGTTCTAAATCGAGTCTCATTTGATAGTTCAAAAATTATGTCTACCAACTCCAACACTCGTGTCGTCAAGTTTGGATAGAAAGTTATATTGGTTAGCCTTGAATTGTGTGTGATGTAATTTGATGAAGTAATATCTTGTTAATGAAAACAATTATAGAAAActatacattttttaaaaatatgttgaTAAGTTCATAATGAAACTTAATCTTATAGTTACAATACAAATCTATTGTATGACATGTATAAATTAGTGCGATTGGCACCTCGTGCCTTCCATTAGCATTTTAAAGATTCCCCTTAGATCAACTGTTATAAATTTTgagtattaaaaaaaattaaaatgatttagaagaatttgaaatatatatatatatatattagatgTTCCGTTAATAATAACTAAAACAACAATACAGACCTAAATTTATTTTACGCCTAAAACATATGACAAATTGACAAACATGCGTAGGCTCCATTAATCTCATAGAGAGAGAAATTTTATATCACTACTCATTTTTACCACTATATCATTTTTGTACTTCTTGTACTACGATACAGAGATAATTTCTTGAATTTTCATAAGTTTTATGAgaacaaaatttaaattatttgcaacatatatttatttacacacaaaaatacaaaatttgttcatattattttaaaatcgatCACTTTAGTTGTCAATATTTCCCCTATTTGTAAATATAAAATGGTCCATCAAGTATGCTTTTGTTATAGATTTAATGTCTATATAAATACAAAAACTTCTATGAGATCGACTCGCGgattaattttgtgagacagatctctgaTTCGACTTGAATcgtgaaaaatattaattttttatatcaaaaatattaattttaattgcaAATATGAGTCAAGTCGACCCATTTTACAAAATACTTATTCTATTAAACACTCGCTATAGAAATCTATGTGGACACCGCAGAGATATGATGAAATTGTACATCCAATAAAAGATGTCGCAACATAAGAGTATTATTTATTAAAGAAACTATGTTTTGTTAGACAATGTGATATATTTGAATTTTCTCATTACTACCAGCTATAAGTTTTGTAAACAAACAAGTCTTCAATCTTACCATTGATGTCAGAGTCAAGCTCATAAGTTCGATTCgcattcattaaaaaaatacaattatTGAGAAAAATATTGTTGAAATACAATAATTATCGTATGAGATATCACTTGTAGTAAAAGAGGAAAAAATTCATTCCTACGCTACCTGAATTGATTTGAgtcaaatttttaattattataaaatgatttttttatttattataaataaaaatgtatatatataaataattggtATTGATATTATTAGAGGGTTTGATATAAGCTATATATGTGTTAATATAACAttaatgaatttatattttttatatgggCTCTCTTATTTTTGGTTAGTATGGACCAAGGATAAATTTACGAAAATCTTTCTTATCTACAATACTACCCCTAGACTATTTAAATTTCCGTAAACTTATCCATAGTCAATACTAGGGTCAAGTCCTATGGGTTAGTTTTTGTCCCGTAGGTTCTTAAGTGGTCTGGAAGGAGTTGGCTCATGATGGTTCGAGCATGACTCGATGAACTAAATTAATATAAACAGCCTAAGTtttaaatttgagaattttatattaaagttagAAATtgttcgggattaaaacacattaaaaacgaatatttacgaattaattaaaaaatctagtatttaagctaaataaaattatggaaaatttaatttaaacttaaataattatttgggacatgttagagccaaagaaattaagaaaaaaaataaaaaaacgtgaaattttatgtttagggataaaacggtcattttacacacgaaaattagtaaacgtcatgacagTGCTCAAAatactgttttatatgctaatatgtttatttaatgtttAAAGAAAACCCAAAGGGTAAAGAAATGAGTTCGGATGCAGACATGAGGCGAATGGCGATGGTTACTTTTGTTCGGAAATAAATGGAAAAGATACATGGTAGTTTAATTTAGATGGAAAATTGACAAGAAAGgagaatataattaaatttgtaACATATTTTACCTTTAAAATAGATATATACAAAGGATAATTTTGGAATTATAAAAAACACTTCATATGCATGTCAAAACATTAGTTACTCCAAGGGACAAAATGTTTTAACTTTTTGGAAGGGTGCAGATATATACTTACCCCAAAAGGTAGATGAGGGGTTTAGACCCAAATGTATATATTTTGGTTAGGGATGTCAATTTCCTCTGAACCTGTTGGAAGATCCGATACTCGACCCGAATATAAGAGGGTATGAAGGGATTTTTAGACCCGATTAAATAATTGGGTAATCGGGTATGGggattttcgggttcgggtatgGAGGCGGGTTTAATATAATCCGACTCACACCCGACCCGATTACccgtttaaattaatatatataaatatatgtgtatatatatatgtatgtgtatagtaattatatttatttctatTAAAGATTCATCTTCTCAAATCCGAATAAATCGgaactttttcttttctcttccctTTCACTTTCACTTTTACATTTCAAGGTTTTACcactcttttatttttcattcaatttctcATCTTCTCCACTGGCAAGTTTATTCCATGTTTGAtttcaaaaattgaaaaatacttTATTTCTTGATTATGGTTCATCGTATTCCTTAGTTCGGAGATATGTATGATTAGTTCGAAGATGAAAACATGTGTTCCTTAGTTCATTGTATTCCTTCTACAATGTCTAGTGATGAAGACATGTACGATTAGTTCGGTGATAAACCGATCTAGTTTGATTTTGGGTTGATAATGTTTACATATGATTAAATTAGGGGTAGTCCATAGATGATTAATCAAttgaattatgaatttttgaataTAATGTAAATTCtactatatttttgttgaattgcATACTTTTGTTCaactaatataaaatatttttaatattttgttattttttctataaagtttcttttgtaaatttttatctttaataattttaaatattcataacttcattgaaacaatttaaatttgaaaaaaattcaattgtatatgataatatggtatttggatagGGTACGAGTATCCGATAATCCGATAAGTATGGGGATGTGGATGAAATTCAATATCCGATGGGTATGAGGATGAGGATGaggatgaatttaataaatggtTATGGGGATGGATATATGAAATCCGACCCATACCCTACTCCTTGTCATCCCTAATTTCGGCGACCATAACACTGCCACTCTTTGCAAGGTACGAATAACATCGATGGATCACACCATTTCATTAATAAATGCTAACCTTGAATCATCAACAAATCCTCGGTAGTTTGTTGCCAATCACAGAAAGCTTCAAACTTATCTGGCATTAGTTGTTTGCAACAGCAATCGCGATAAATCTCGCCAAATAACATTTCTCTGCTCATCAATCAAAGTCGGCATAACGCGCTGGAAAGAGCACACCTGAAATTTAATGTGAAATATGGTATGTTCCGAGAAGTATCATATTTTGACACATCTTTACTCAGTATTACTGTTAGACAGAAACAAGAGTGAAAAACATTGATAACATTTAACCATGCAAGAACCCATATATAAGAAACAAGAGTGAAAAACATTGATAACATTTAACCATGCAAGAACCCATATATAAGAAACATAGATATTTCAGTTTGGTTGAGCAAGCTAGAAAGATGCACAGATGACAACAAAACATAGTTTCTttactaaataaaaatatcctaacatagaGTAACcagataaattttttttttttttttgaaaagagTAACCAGATGATTGCAGGAACATAAATAGGTTAATTTACAGATGAATCATCCCAACCACAAAAATTGAACTAAAAAAACAACACACACAAAAGATTCATAATTAACTGTAGTTAAACAGATGGTGCAAGATAAAATTCAGGAGAACAAATCAACAAATTAAATTCAACATGGTGAGAGTTGTGGACGTTGTGATCTATGTGACGATAAAGAAGGAGAGGGTCCGAACGAGGGATCAAAGATAAAGGCATTTCTCCTTAACCATTGAAGAAAGGCAAAAGAGCACTCAGATTCCAAGCGCCAGTAAAAGCTTGAGAGAACCAAGACCCATGGTCAAAATTATgaccaaaaaaacaaaaacaaagtcAATGGAAGAGGTTTCTGCCCTAAACAAGAAATAGTTGAACAAGGCACAAAATTCGACAAATATTTCATCACCAACAAATCTAGTCAGGTTAAGCAGGCATTCTCATGACAATACCGGGTGCACAGAATAAGGATCTAAAGGTGGCAACATAGCATCAAAATGCTGTGCACATGTACAATGATTCAAAAGCCACCATATGGACAAGTGAGACAGAATGATTTATTACAGATTAACATTTCATTCTTCTTACtgaacaaaaaaatcaaaacagcaactaaataaatgtttcaatatAGGAGAAACAGAATGCTGCCCTATATGCAAGCAACAACCAAAAGTGTTCACTGATGATCTAAATTAAGACATCTAACATGAGCTTCACACCTCAAAAAGAATAGTGCATTTCGCAGACCAGCTCCTTTGTAATTGAACATTACCATATTCCACTAAAATGGTAATGAAGTCTTTAGCAGTACTTTTGACACGATGTTTACCTGGAAAACACAAACAAGAAGTATATAAGGACTAAGGAACAGAAAATGGTTCGCTGACATGCATCATAAATTGCGTgctgaaattttaaaagaaaaaaaaactacaTATTGAAAAAGAGAAGTGGAAATGGCAGGTGGATGAGGGAGAAAGAGGAAGATAGAGGCTTAAGTGAATGAGTACCGTATAAATCATTTGGAAGAAGAAATCCGGTGTAGGGAAGATATCCAACTACTTTGACGGACCAATGCTATCACCATTTTCACGAGTAGCATTTGCTTCAGTTGATAAATTAGGTTTTGAGGCATTCCCTTTTGCCACAACAGCAGGAGTGAATGAAGTAGGTGTCAACTGCGGTACACCGCTTAGCACCTACAAAAGAAAGGACATCGTGTTTCTAGTTTAACTAGAAAAGGAAAAACATGATATGATTGCCCCAAGCAATATCGTACACAAATCAATGTTATGAACACATTATCacaaaaacaaataatttattcttGAAGAAAGGAAAGGGAATAAGCTTGTTCCACTTTCTCTAACCAAAAAGGTTGCGTACATTTCTATCCATAGGAATCCTATAAGTAAGATTTCGATTCGCCGGTGATCCAAATTGCACGTGAACACCAGGATTGGTAGCAGCATTATTCGACCTCATACATTCACCCAATTCAGCCGAAAACAATGCATTGTTATCTGCAAAAATGACATGCAAAAGATTCCAGAATTAGCAATCTCACAAAATTTGGAATTATCCCTCTTATATGCATAATGAATTACTAAAGTTATCCTTATTctcaatttgtttttcatgcattGTATTTCAATTTCAACCTTGGTCAGACATTCTCGCAGCACTGAAAACCATATGACAAAAACTAGGCTCGAACAATTAACTTAGAGAGTATATACACTCCAATGCATAACTTCGTTACTTGAAAATAATTGAATCGAGAATATTATTTTCAACAGGAAACAACATATAATCATAAGTTCTCATTTATCGACGAAATCTATGTATCAAAATTCTAACCTCGATGCTTTTCCATGTCCATTGGAGTTGCTCGGCTACCCTCACAAGAAATTGGCTGTGAAAATCAAtcaaagaatgtttgaatattatGCATACCAACTCACAcagtaaatgaaatattttttatagtAATCTTTCCAAGTAAGCCATGAAGTATGTTGAATCGGGAAAATAAAATGAGATAACAAGGAAAACAATTTACACCTGCTGCTGGTTTTCACTTGTTTGTGCCTGCTGATACTTCAGAATGGTCCAGTCAAATATGTAATCAAATTCATACCCTGCAAGATGAcaagaaacaaatcaatactTCAAGCCAATAAAAGATAAGGGGACAATTCACAAATCAAATCCACACTTCAGTTTTCCAAACAATTTACAATATCCAAGAGTGTGATTTATCACACACGTGAACTTTTATGAAGCACAATATCTACGTAAACCTGGAATAAAGCCTTGGCCCTAACCTTCACGGGTAAACAGTTCACGAAACAGGCGTTTCAAAAATCCATAATCAGGCCGTTGGTCAAATTTCAACGAATGACAATAATGGAAGTAGGATGCAAATTCCACAGGATGAGACTTGCACAAAACCTTCAAGACATAATTGATGAACAACAAAATATAGAAtaaaaaatactagaattataaTTATAGATGAATGTATCTACCTCAATAGTAGTTGACAGCtttttttcagaaattttgtCATATTTTTGCTTCTTCGTAGCAGCTTTCAGTCCCTGCCACGGAAGGCTAGAAGAAGATTATTGGTTGGTCAAAAGATGTACAAGTAATGATCACATCCTTAAACAATGGAAAACATATTCAAAATAGTGAAGGAGAAAAGAACAAGCACGCCTTCCTCTCAAGAAATACAGAAGTACATATCCAAGGGACTCTAAATCATCTCGACAGCTTTGctcttcaaaataaataaaatgggaGTTCAGAGCCTATCTCGTCACTCTTTTACTGAAATAAACCAAACAAAAGGAAGTTTTCTCCTAGCTTTACCAATCCCAAGATGTGTATTACAACTTGCATACCGCGCAGTTCCTGTCAAATTCCCATTCTCCCTGTAGAGTTCAAAGTTAAACAAAACAATGAAGATCAATAAACCTGAGATAGAATGCCACTCACAAGTGGAATGAAATGAAAACACTGAAACAAATCAGAATATGATTCAAATAgtggaaaaaatattattaattttaatttccaAAACAACACAAATGAAGATTATAAAAAATGAACAAAGTAAGATGTCAAATGAGGTGTGGCCAACCTCAGGCAAACCAATTACTCAATTGGTGAACCATGCGGTTTCTCAGGAGTCAGGACTTAAATCCCCAATCTCAAACGACATCAATTACATACATGAGAatttatcataaaaattaacaaaattggAACAATTTTACCAATGGTTTCACAATCAAAGAGCGAAAAATGTAACCT is drawn from Primulina eburnea isolate SZY01 chromosome 10, ASM2296580v1, whole genome shotgun sequence and contains these coding sequences:
- the LOC140842756 gene encoding aldehyde dehydrogenase 1-like, which produces MTVQANEFMESHAKIPEIKFIKLFINGEFVDALSGKKFESIDPRTEEVIANIAEGDKEDIDLAVKAAREAFDLGPWPRLPGRERRKIMLKFADLIDENLEELAALDTIDAGKLYNMNKILDIPGVAETIRYFAGAADKIHGETLKMSRELQAYTLSEPVGVVGHIIPWNFPSTMFAMKVGPSLAAGCTVVVKPAEQTPLSALFYAHLAKRAGIPNGVLNVVTGYGHTAGAAITSHMDIDMVSFTGSTEVGRLVMQAAASSNLKPVSLELGGKSPFIVFDDVDIDKVADLALQGVLFNKGEICVAGSRVFVQQGIYDKFIIKLIEKAKTWVVGDPFHPNVRQGPQVDKKQYEKILSYIDIGKKEGATLLYGGKPYDRKGYYIEPTIFVNVTDDMTIAKEEIFGPVMSVLKFKSVEEVIKRANGTKYGLAAGIMTDNLNTANTVSRSIRAGVVWINCYFAFDNDLPYGGYKMSGFGRDCGLESLHKYLQVKSVATPIYNSPWL
- the LOC140842757 gene encoding casein kinase 1-like protein 3, translating into MERIIGGKFKLGRKIGSGSFGEIFLATHVDSFEIVAVKIENNKTKHHQLLYEAKLYKILQGGSGIPGTKWSGVDRDDNVLVLDLLGPSLEDLFVYCGRKLSFKTVLMLADQMITRIEFVHSKGILHRDIKPDNFLMGLGRKANQVYIIDFGLAKRYRDSSNRHITYRENGNLTGTARYASCNTHLGIEQSCRDDLESLGYVLLYFLRGSLPWQGLKAATKKQKYDKISEKKLSTTIEVLCKSHPVEFASYFHYCHSLKFDQRPDYGFLKRLFRELFTREGYEFDYIFDWTILKYQQAQTSENQQQPISCEGSRATPMDMEKHRDNNALFSAELGECMRSNNAATNPGVHVQFGSPANRNLTYRIPMDRNVLSGVPQLTPTSFTPAVVAKGNASKPNLSTEANATRENGDSIGPSK